From a region of the uncultured Desulfatiglans sp. genome:
- a CDS encoding transposase → MKKSPKKLVISAGEFEALQDRIKERNLTDSDYDVLLGLAEAVARLREVLAEKETSIGRLCKYLLGAPTETARNILKDKTEPVRKKGAKPKPQGHGKNGAGQYTGAARVRIEHPVLNSGDPCPSCEKGKLYELAMPSVFVHIVGTAPLKATVYERIRLRCNLCGDIFTPELPEGISEQKYDDSATPMLAILKYGCGMPFNRIETLQRNLGQPLPASTQWDILDTAAVALAPVMDAMVSFAAQGTLLHNDDTSAKVLAFLEEQDPDSKRKGIFTTGMVTESEGHQVAMFMTGRQHAGENLHDLLKRRATGLPPPIQMCDALSRNVSKDFQTILANCLAHARRKFVELVDRFPDDCAHVINELATVYMHEAIARTEKMSPDDRLVYHRLNTEPVMTALEAWCHQQFAEKTVEPNSGLGKAITYLLKHWKELTCFLRVPGAPLDNNICERALKFAILHRKNSLFYKTQRGAYVGDLFMSLIHTCQLSGVNPLDYLTWLLKNTKALQTSPHTFMPWHYQDQNL, encoded by the coding sequence ATGAAAAAATCACCCAAAAAGCTGGTGATATCCGCCGGCGAGTTCGAAGCGCTCCAGGACCGTATCAAAGAACGGAACCTGACCGACTCGGACTACGACGTGCTCCTGGGGCTTGCCGAGGCAGTGGCGCGCCTGCGGGAGGTCCTTGCAGAGAAAGAAACCTCCATCGGCCGGCTGTGCAAATACCTGCTGGGGGCCCCGACCGAGACAGCCCGAAACATCCTCAAGGATAAAACCGAACCAGTCCGGAAAAAAGGCGCCAAACCAAAACCCCAGGGGCACGGGAAAAACGGCGCAGGCCAGTACACCGGCGCTGCCAGGGTGCGCATCGAACACCCCGTTCTGAACTCGGGGGACCCCTGCCCAAGCTGTGAGAAGGGTAAACTATACGAGCTGGCCATGCCGTCGGTCTTTGTTCATATCGTTGGAACAGCCCCTCTCAAAGCCACCGTTTATGAACGAATCCGCTTACGCTGCAATCTGTGCGGAGATATCTTCACCCCTGAGCTGCCCGAAGGGATATCCGAGCAAAAATACGACGATTCCGCTACGCCCATGCTGGCGATATTGAAGTATGGCTGCGGCATGCCCTTCAACCGGATCGAGACCCTTCAAAGGAATCTCGGCCAACCTCTGCCCGCCTCCACCCAGTGGGATATCCTCGATACCGCAGCCGTAGCTCTGGCCCCGGTCATGGATGCCATGGTCTCATTCGCCGCGCAGGGCACGCTGCTCCACAATGATGACACCTCCGCGAAGGTGCTCGCTTTCCTCGAAGAGCAGGATCCGGACAGCAAACGCAAAGGGATCTTCACCACAGGGATGGTCACCGAATCCGAGGGCCATCAGGTCGCCATGTTCATGACCGGCAGGCAGCATGCCGGGGAAAATCTGCACGACCTGTTGAAACGCCGGGCAACGGGGCTGCCGCCACCGATTCAGATGTGCGATGCCCTGAGCCGGAACGTATCCAAGGACTTTCAGACGATCCTGGCCAACTGCCTCGCCCATGCCCGCAGGAAGTTCGTGGAGTTGGTCGATCGATTCCCGGACGACTGCGCCCATGTGATCAACGAGCTGGCAACGGTCTATATGCATGAGGCGATCGCCAGAACCGAAAAGATGTCCCCGGACGATCGACTGGTTTACCATCGGCTCAACACTGAGCCCGTCATGACAGCTCTCGAGGCGTGGTGCCATCAGCAATTTGCGGAGAAGACCGTGGAGCCCAACTCCGGCTTGGGGAAGGCGATCACCTACCTCCTCAAACACTGGAAGGAACTGACCTGTTTTCTCAGGGTGCCTGGAGCCCCGCTGGACAACAATATCTGCGAAAGAGCCCTGAAGTTCGCCATCCTACACCGGAAAAACTCCCTCTTCTACAAGACCCAGCGCGGCGCCTATGTCGGGGATCTCTTCATGAGCCTCATCCACACCTGTCAACTCTCAGGCGTCAACCCGCTCGACTACCTCACATGGCTCCTGAAGAACACCAAAGCCCTGCAGACCTCCCCGCACACCTTCATGCCGTGGCATTACCAGGATCAAAACCTCTAA